TATCTATGTCGTTTCGTGAGCGTTGCCGCGGGAGTCCCCTCGCCGCTCGTCGAACGCATCAGCGTGTTGCGTTGAGGAAGCCGATGAGCGCAGGCCCGACACCCAGGCGCTGCCGCGCGGCGTTCCTTTTCGGAGCGAGCCTGGTCTCGGTCGCGGTGCTGACCTCCCGGGCAGGTGCGGGCGGCTTCTCGATCCAGGCGGCGTTCAGCGGGGCCGCAGCGCCGGTGTCGCTTTTCCCCGGCGGCAGGCTCCAGCTGCAGGAAAGCCCGGCGGCCCCGGCGACGGCGCCCAGCGGGCGGGGACGCTATGCTCTCTCCATGGGGCTCTCGGCCCTCGTCCCAGGAACAGGGGAGATCGTGAGCGGGCATTTCTGGAACGGCATCCCGCTGCTTGCCGCCGACGTGGCCACTTGGATCGGCTACTTCCATTACGAGGACGAGGGCGACCAGTGGAAGGAAACCTACGAACAGTTCGCCGACCAGCACTGGACCGAGGCGAAATGGCAGGACGACCTGCGGCAGACGACGTACTACGACACGCTATCGCCCTACCATTGCAACTGCAGCCCGCCCTACATTCCCCGTGAAGAGGACACTCGCGAGTACTACGAGAACCTGGGCAAGTACGAGCACTTCTTCCCGGGCTGGGACGATTGGCAATCGCCGAGCTACGATCCGGAGAACCCGGCGAACCACCGCCGGCAGTACGTGGACATGCGCATCGCGAGCAACGACAACTACGACAACGCCGACGCGCTTCTCGGCGTCGCCGCGGCGACACGCATCCTGAGCGTGATCCAGAGCTTCTGGCTGGTGCGCCGCGACAGCCACCGAGAGAGCCTGTCCATCGAGCCCATGACCTTCAGGGGCGCGGGCTCTGGCCTGCGCCTGAAGTGGAGTTTTTGATGCGAGGTCGCGAGCACACCGGCCGGAAGGCGCCGTGGGTGATGCGGCTGGTGGCGGGCGCCGGATTCCTCTGTGCCGTTTCGGGGCCGGCTATGGCGGCGCCCGCTGCTGCGGTCGGGACGGCGGCGACGTGGGCCGCGGCGCCGTCGACGACGCCGCTCCTGCCGCGTCCGAGCCTCGAGGTGCTGGCCGCCATGCAGGCGTCCCCCGTGCCGCTCCCGGAGCCGACGACCTCGGTGCCCTCGCTCAAGTGGGCTTTGCTCCTTTCCGCCGCCGTTCCCGGCGCCGGCGAGTACTACGCCGGCCACAAGAATCGCGCTCTCATCTTCGGCACCGTCGAAGCCGGCATCTGGATCTCGTATGCCACCTTCAAGGTGCAAGAGAACGGGCGGCAGGAGAGCGCCATCGACTACGCCGTGGCGGTGGCGGGCGCCGTGCCTGAAGGCGACGACGCCTACTACACCGCGATCGGTCAGTTCCTGCGCAGCGACGGTCCGGGACAATGGAACGAGTTCGTGCGCCGGCAGCAGCGGGATAGTGGCGAGGTCGTGGGGGTGGAGTACACCGGCGACGCCGGCTGGGCCTGGCCGAGCGAAGACCAGTTCGTCCGCTACCGGGACCTGCGCAAGGGTTCGCTCGAAGCCGAAGACCACGCGACGAACATGCTCGCCGTCGCCATCGTCAACCGCATCGCCAGCATGGCGGACGTGTTCCAGGCGATGCGTCACGACGCCAAGCAGCGGGAGGCGGAGGGCTTCGGCTTGCACCTGCGCCTCGGTCGAACGCCGCGGGAACCCCTGGCCTGCCTGCTGCTGCAACGGCGGTTCTGACCCCGCGAGGAGGGAGAACCGTGGAATCCGCCACCGCGCCCGCGGTGCCGCGCCGGTTCCGTCTTGCCGGCCCCTTGGTGGTCCTCCTCGCCCTGACAGCGGCGGGGGGCGGCGCGGCGGAGCTGCGCTTGGTGGAGGCGGAGCGCTTCGAGCTCCCCTATCCCGACTACGTCGAACCGGTCGCCGTGGCCGCGGGTCCCCTGGGCCAGCTCTTCATCGCCGACCGCGGCCGGGGCACGGTGCTCCGGGTCGGTGCCGGCGGCCGGGTGGAATACGAGTTCGAGTCGCCCTCCGCACAGCCCGGGCTGCAGCCGCTGGATCTCGAGGTCACTGGCTTCCAGGTGTATGTCCTCGACGCGCTGTCGAAGTCGTTGCTCCGCTTCACCCAGGAGGGCGGCTACCTCGACCTGCTGCAGAACTTTACCGGCCGCACCTCGGGCATGCCGACCGCTTTGTCCGTCGACGGGACCGGTCGCGTGCTCGTGGTGGATCCGAGCCGCCACGCCGTCTTGCTGGTGGACGAGGAGCAGCAGATCGAGAGCGTGATCGGTGGCTTCGGAGCGCGGCCGGGAGAGCTGTCCCGCCCCACCGGCGTGGCCTTCGCGGCGCACGGGGCCTTCTACGTGGCTGACACCGGCAACCGGCGCGTCCAGCGCTACGACGAGGTGGGGAACTATGCCGGCACCCTGGTGACCTCCCTCGTCGAGCCGCGCGGTCTGGCCACGAGCAGCGACGGCGTCGTCTTCGTCGCCGACGCGGGTGGATCGGTGCACGCGCTCACGACGCGCCCGGAGGACCTGCGGCAGCACGCCGTGCTCGAGCTCCCGGGCCTGCAGCCCGTGGACGTGAGCGTGCAGGGCGAGACCCTGTGGGTGCTGTCGCGCCAGCCGCGGCTCTTGCTGCGGGTGGACATCGTGCGGGGGCAGTGAGATGTGGCGGGCCCGGGTGGCGGCGGTGCTCCTCGCGGGAACGCTCGCCGGCGGGGGAGCCGCGGCCGACACGAGCGCGGTGGCTGCGACCGACACGAGCGCAACCACTGTGGCCGACTCGAGTGGGGCAGCTGCGACCGACACGAAAGGCGGCGCTGGCACCGGAAGCCGCGAACCCCTGGGCTGGACGGAATTGCTGCGGGAAGAGGAGGCGCTCCTCTTCCCGCCGCAGAAAGCCCGCGCCTTGCTCTCGCACTCCTTCCTGCAGTTCGGCAGCGAGGTGGTGCAAGCTGGCGACAGCGTCCTGGTGCGCAACCGCGATTACGGCATCGACTACGCCCGCGGCGTCGTCTACCTCCTCGCCGCTCCTTCCGAGTCCCTGCGCGTCGGCATCACCTACCTGCACCTGCCCGGGCCGCGCACGCGTCAATTCCAAGCGGTGGAGATCGTGAGCCGCGAGGAAGCCCTTGGCGGCGTCGATCCAGCCGGCGCCGCAGCACCGCCGCCGCCCACCACGGTGCCGCGCCAGGTCGGCCTGCCCCCGGGCCTGCAGCTCTCGGGCTCGAAGACCATCGGCGTCTCCTTCGGGCGCAACCGCGAGGCCTCCCTCGAGCAGTCGCTGCGGGTGCAGGTGTCGGGCAGTCTGGGGGACGACCTCCGCATCGACG
This is a stretch of genomic DNA from Candidatus Krumholzibacteriia bacterium. It encodes these proteins:
- a CDS encoding NHL repeat-containing protein, whose protein sequence is MESATAPAVPRRFRLAGPLVVLLALTAAGGGAAELRLVEAERFELPYPDYVEPVAVAAGPLGQLFIADRGRGTVLRVGAGGRVEYEFESPSAQPGLQPLDLEVTGFQVYVLDALSKSLLRFTQEGGYLDLLQNFTGRTSGMPTALSVDGTGRVLVVDPSRHAVLLVDEEQQIESVIGGFGARPGELSRPTGVAFAAHGAFYVADTGNRRVQRYDEVGNYAGTLVTSLVEPRGLATSSDGVVFVADAGGSVHALTTRPEDLRQHAVLELPGLQPVDVSVQGETLWVLSRQPRLLLRVDIVRGQ